In Papaver somniferum cultivar HN1 chromosome 9, ASM357369v1, whole genome shotgun sequence, the genomic stretch TTAACTGGGGTTAAGATGAAGCCCTTAGCCTGATAGCTGATATGTGAACTGATATGCTACTGTTATATGATCATTATCACTGTGTAGGATTGAGTTTTTGTATTGAACacatgttgctttcacctagaatgtcaagcatcctaggtagttagagtTTCTCTATGTTTGTTCAATAACTCTACATTGCTTGTTATTGTGTTTGATgagttgtgctttaaacagacaactcATACTTGCCTTGGTTGGGTGATTGGAGGTAATTTATCCATCTAAAGAAGTTGAAGTAGTGCATTGATTCACATGttagtatgggctgagaggtgaattctcaaccccagtttccattcatctgattccCCCTATCATTGTTACTGTTTACTGTTTAGAAATTTTCATCCTGCTCAATTGCTTGATCACTTCAGTCTCTGCATAACTTTGCTTCaatctcaatgattgaattagtgtaatgattGCCTCAAATTCTGTTGTTCAGTTAATGATAATGAGTAGTTTTAATGAGTTATGATTAGTTCTTCAAAAATCAGTGCTAGTATTAATGTTTAGTTAGTGGTTAATGATTAATGGTTAGGAGTCAGTTAATGTTAATGATTGGTAGTTGTAATTAAAGCTTCTGGAATAAATGCTGTGTTGATGTTGATGTTGGTAGAAATCCAATGCTCACCTGAAGTCAATGCTTTGATTGTTTTGAGTTCAGTGTGATTATTAATAACTGTGAGTGGAAATTTATTGCTGTTCTGTGATTTTCTGTTTGAAATAAATGAGAACTTTGAATAATGATTAGCAACTGTAATGATTGAGTAGTTAAGAATCCTGTGTGAAATAAATGTTAGCCTGATTATGGTTGTGAAGTTAATGCCTGTCCTGTAATAGTTGTTAGTGAAGAATGAATGATGCTTCTGTGTAATGATTGGGAAGTGATAATTGCCAATGATTAGTGCTGATTAATGCTGATGATTGGTTCTGTCTAAATCTCACAATAAGAAAGATCaaatttgctcccccttgtccctgtggaactgacctgtgcttgccttgtgttgcttgccgacactgtgcacttgcagtagaatttttaggacCATTTCCGGTCACACCAGTTGCAGCTAATTTGGATGACAAACTAGCAGAAAAAGTGGCGAGGGCCTTTTTTATGTATGGTTTGggaaattttttcttttccaatgCAAAGAACTACATTGATGCGGcttggttagctgcttttgaggATCTAAATGCAGTTGATATGTATGACTGGGGTGGTCCTGCTTTTGCAAAATTGTATGTGGCACTCAACGCATCTGGTAGGGGACAGAAGTCATTATCTGGGCCgttccaaatattagaggtaaattattatttatttttatttcatttaaatgtatattttttggcagttgatttatttggttggttatgatggagtagttttggggatATGAATATCTGGGCATATGTAGACCGTGCGACCCAACTAGTGAAGAAAAATGGCCAAGAACTTCCCGGTGGAAAGCGAAGAAAAAGACTATCGATATTGTTCACTGTAGGAATGCGCTTAATCAGTTGACTGCAGACATCGTGACATGGAGACCGTGGGAATCCGCCAttggtgttcttgactctgatGTTGGTCGCAGGGATGTGGAGCTTTCAAACAAAAGGGTTATATTTACTTGGATTGGCAAGGTCAGTTAGTACTTTGTTTTTATATGAacattattacttcaaagttatCATTTTATCCTCAGTTGAAGAACTTATTTTCTCTGATTACTGGTAATTTGACAGAATATGTGGTACCTAGGAGAACGATCTTGGAGGCAAAATCATCCTACTTTTGGAATTCCTAGAAATCCACCATTTAAAATTGGCGAGGTCAGTCATGAGAAAGCAAAACTTGTGAAAGAAGCTGGATGGGTAGATGCAAATATGTTTGTGAAAGCTGTTTCATATAATATGTATCTGCGATATTGGCGACATGTAACTAACTTCCATCAATTCGTGACCAAAGTCGATTGGGTAGTTGAATTACACGGGGTTGATGGTGACCGTGTTAAACACCTTATTCAACGACCTGCTCAGCATGTACCtattccaccaccacaacaattATCATACGTAAGTACATCCCGTCATTATATTAAAATATATGGTAATctcatttcttaattattttttttaaacgacAGCCTGAAGCTTATAATCTAGTTCAAGAACATGCCGATTTTAATCGTGCGTTTCGCGAGTTTGTATTATATGAAACGGAAGACAGGATGATACGTTTAAAGGCAAAAGATGAAGTAATACGAGGCCTTGCAGCTCGTAACAATTACCTGGAGGATCAGATGCAATTCCGTATGCAACAAACGCCGCGTCCCCCTATTGGATTCGGCAGTTTTTCTGAAACTATCCCACCAGCGGTGTGGGCTCCAGTGAGTCAAGCATCAACAATGTCGTCTGTTAACCCCCATCCGAGAATGACGTTTATCCCACCACGGCAAACACCATCGCATACTCCTACTGATGAATAAGTAACTTTTTAGCCTCCACTTTGGATATGTACTTTTTAGCCTCCACTTTGGATACTCCTACAAAGTGCGTATGTTATCTCTATATAGGGTTACTTTTTAGCCTCCATTTTCAGACTCCATTTTCATTCTGACATGTTGATTTCTTTTCAGCCTCCGTTTCGGTACTTGTAGTTTAattagtgttatttctttttaagcCTTCATTTTCAATCGGTCAGTGTCGCTTCTTTTTAGCTATAGTCTTAGTCTTTGCAGTGTCAATTCTTTTCACTCGCATTTTTAATCTGCAATGCCATAAGTGTCTATCATGTGTCTATAAAACCAATACTACATATCTCGGTGAATACAAACCAACACTgcaaatattcttcttcttcgaactctCCCAATCACTTCTCAAACTATACATTCCAATGGAATACTGTGACAATAAcgctgaatcttcttcttcttcggactccgaattttcttctacttcttcttctgcgaTCTCTGATAACAGCTTttactcatcagatgaagatgcGGTTGCATTGAGCCGAAATAATCTAGCAGTTAGTTTGGGAACTGCCATTACAAGTATGACATGGTCTCATACTCGTATAAAAATACCAAGAAATCGTGAAGCCGGAGATATACTTCTCTGGAATGACTACTTTTCTGACAACCCCACCTACCCAGCTAACATATTTCGTAGGAGATTCAGAATGCGGCGAGAATTGTTCAACCGAATATTGGCAGATGTAGTGTCTAGAAATCCTTATTTTGCTCAAAAAAGAGATGCTTGTGGCATTCTTGGATTATCCCCTCATCAGAAAGTAACTGCAGCAATCcgaatgttagcttatggatgtgcAGCAGATGCAATAGATGAGTATTTACGCATTGGAGAAACCACCGTTTTAGAAGCAACCCGTCGGTTTTGCAAGACGATTGTGGTAttatatgggaaagaatatttacgCTCACCAACTGCGGGTGATGTTGAACTGTTGCTGAAAGAAAACAAAGAcaggggatttcctgggatgctggggagcgtggattgtatgcattggaaatgggatagatGTCCGTCAGCAGAATCAGGAgtatacaccgcgtataaagggagtgaAAGTATTGTGCTAGAGGCAGTGGTGTCACATGATCTCTGGTTTTGGCATGcgttttttggtatgcccggctcCTGCAATGATATTAATGTAATGAATCGTTCTTATATTTTTCGAAAACTTATCAACGGGAAAACACCACCGGTGAACTTTGAAGTAAACGGGCATGCATATGATATGGGATATTATCTCGGTGATGGCATTTATCCACAGATTGCTACTATTGTGATGGCCATTAAACAACCAGATTCCccgaaaaaatataaattttcatcgatgcaagagggagCACGGAAAGATGTAGAGCGTGGATTTGGTGTACTGCAACAACAATTTGCCATTGTCAAACAACCTGCACGAATGTGGAACccggatgtgcttgcctatataatGAAAACGGTTATtattttacataatatgatagtggaGGATGAGCGTCTTCCCGGTGATTGGCCACATGAATATGACTCACGTAGCAGGTCGGCACCGGTGAATATATCGAGGGTAGGTACTGAGGAACTTTCCAGAATGAGAGCTGCACATCGGCGTCATGCTATACACAATAAAGAAACACATTTTCGCTTGCGTCAAGATTTAATCGAACACATATGGTCAAATTTTGGAGATAATTATTAAGTTGGGATGGAAATATGTTGTATCGTATTTCTTCATCGGAAAATATGTTGTAACGTTGCTTACTAATGTACTATTTatcatataaaaattaaaattcactaaaattgactaaaactcactaattttttttattaatgataaatattAAGGTTCAACTAATTCGGTCATgctttaagattggtttcttttgcGTTGTAGTATTTCCAtctttcgaagttcgaagtactctCTTGTTACAGTGTCCAATGTAGAGACATCCTTCAACATTATGGCCAAGTCATCGTCCGCTTCTTTCTTTAAATCGAGTTTTTCTTGCCTAGCTTGTTTCGCCGCAAACTTTGCCGCAGACTTAGCTTGTATTGCTTCAAACTCAGCTTGTCTCTGTCCCATCTTCATTAGTGATTGTGCTTTGTAATGTTCATTGAAACTTTGCTGCTCCTTAATTATATCCTCTAGCATTTCCTCCTGGGCATTGGATTttgctctccctgttttctttagTTGTTTCGATGCTTTCTTCCCCAACTGACGCTTACGTGTGTTCTCTATATCTCCAATATCTAGATCATCACTGGACTCGCCTGGAATTGTTTCCTCAATATCAGCGTTTTCCTCACCACTCTGAGAATCTTCCATTTCTTGGCCTGAATCAAACACAAACGTCGACCGTCCTGAATATTTGATACTATCTTTTAGAATttcgtagcactcttcgtgcttaaattttttgttaCCATTACTTTCTTTGAATCACTTTCTTATCTCTTCAACCTGTTATTATTTTCAATACTCATCAGTTCCAATTACATGTATATAATTATTAAGGGTGCAAAAATTGACGATTACTTACCCTCGAGACTTCATTCCATCCGCTATGATATTCACCATCAACTTCCAACACTTTTGCAGAATAAAGTGAAACCTGTCTACTGATTCCCTGAAATCGATTCTGGATAGAAGTCCAAGTACGTTTTGGTTTACAAGGCAGGGCTTCTTCCAACTTATCTTTGATCCGACTCCATAATACTCTTTCTGGTTGATCGGTTCCGGTAGCAGAATCTTGAGATATGGCTAAATGGATTCTACATATCATTGTATCTTCTTCTGTTGTAAAATTGGGACCTCGTGGTGCCATATttctatatttcttgaaatagaaATTATAAATGATAAGATTATGCAGAAATAAGTTTGTCAAATgctatatatagatatacgaaagAGCCGTTGCAATCTATCAAACGGTCGGAAAAtcagaaaaccaaaatcagaattcCAAAATATAACCGTTGGCGCACGTAATACATGCGCCTGGTAACGGACGCTCGTAATACATGCGCTACGAACAAACGCTCATAATACGAGCGTCCGTCCCAGACGCTCGTAAAACATGCGCCCACTCCAGACGGTCCTAATATATGCGCCCATCCCAGACGCTTCTAAAACATGCGCCCACTCCATACGGTCGTAATATATGCGCCTCACTCATACGCCCATAAAACATGCGTCTCACTCATACGCCCATAAAACATGCGtctcacacaaacgttaataatACGTCCGTCTCCCGCATACGGTCATAATACATGCGCCCGGAGCAGGCGCTTTTAGTAACTGCGTCCAAACCAGGCGTTTTTAATAAATGCGTCTGCTATGGGGCGTAGGTTTTATCTACGTATGGCCCGGCGGTGTTTATAATAACGCCTAACTCAAACGCTCTATATACATCCGCCCCATTATCATACGTTATTTATAAGTACGCCCGATGTGGAGCGTccactatacttccgtctgaaatcatacgcccactatacttccgtcccactataatCATTTTAGTCTCGGttggcgaccacatttggtcgcaaaccctaattaactggactaaatatggttttagtcagtaccactgcggctgaatttgggaccaaatttgggtatagtccccaaatttggtctGAAAGTGAAGCGTAGTGGGACTGACTAAAGCTAAATTTGGTATGATTTTGTAGGGTTTGAAACTAAATTTAGTATCTGACCGAGACTATAATTCAATTTGATGGGGCGTAGGTATAGTGAGCGTTTTAAGTTGGGCGGGAACATAACGAGCGTATAGGATCAGACGTGAATATAGTGAGCGTTTGACTGAGAAGCATCAATACAAAGAGCATCTgagtggggcgttgatataacGTCCGCCAGATTAAACGGTTACTATATGTGCGCCTGATATCATGCGTTGATATTTCTCTTGCATGAATGGGGCGTTGTTATACCTTCCGTCTGGTGTTAGGTGTAGGTAATATCATCGTCCAAGTGAAAAGCTACAGACATGAAAAGCTAAAAAGATTAAAGGAAATTAAGTTGTATTACATGAGCGATGTTCTTACTCAAAAGGGAAAGAACGATGTCATTTAGCTAAGACATTTTATACTCTCATTGATAACACAGATGCTGAGGCCCCTCCACCACTTCCACTGCTGATAGGTGTTTTACGAGTACCTTTTAAGATCGCGATCAAGAGAAACTTACTAGGGCTTTATCTGGTTTAATTTTTTCCTATAGAGGAGAAGTTTTCCaataaaagagaagaagagagtCCAAAAAAGATTAAGTAACGAACCTTGAGATGTTCTCCCAACAACATGCGTAGATGTAATCAACGTTTGAGAAGACGCCCTTAATACATCCGTCTAACACTTGGACTTTGATTTCACAAACTCCCCATGTCTGGGGTCAGTATTATGCTCACCCCACACCGGGCGTGAATATTAAGTATGCCTCAAACAAGCGTGCACAATAACTACGCCTAACTTTCATGCTTGCAAAATAACTCCGTCCAGTGTCAGACGTTCTTTATACACCGTCGGACTAAATTGTAGTCTTTTACCACTGCGCTTCACCTCCAAAAAAgccattttttttagattttagtctGGCTTTTAGTATTTATTCCCTTCCATGATTATGGTTGCTCTAAGTCGGGTTCTTTAGTAATTTCTATTGCCACTCAGTTTTGTACTACCACTGCTACTGAAAAAATAGTGTTAGTACTTTAGAGTAGCATGTGGGTCGGTCAGTACGAGTTTCACCTTAAACCACGTACCAACCTACTAATATCTTGTTTtataatttaaaaccaaaatcgcTCGATTTATTTTCGGTTCGGGTTTAAACTCGCTCATTACCGGTTGGTTGATTTTGGGTTTAAACGTTAATATTGTTCACGTATAATGTCTATATTTCAGCATTTCCTGCTAGTTTTTCACCTCTAACATGTCTAGATTTGTACTTGACATATATATTCAATGATCATTCATACATCCATATACATGTTTTAAAGTCTGAACAAGCTAAACCACAACCATAAGTTATTAAGGTTCAATACTAACAACAGTGGTTCCAATAAAAACTAGTTAAACAatcaacactatcggtttttaCGGACGGATTCGGCCAGTTTTACCATCAAATCATAAACCAATCCATCTATATCAGGTTTTAGGATTCATGACCATATACCAACCAACTACAGGCGGGTTGAGCTAAAAAACTAATAGTTGTATCGGGTGCGGAAGGATTCGATTTAATGGATTGTTTTTGTGCAACCCTaatcattttttcattttaatttaaaaataggccaattgaaaatgtgatagctatttttctttttcagacaCGGAAAGAGTGTTATCTATTTGAGTGAAAGTTTTACCATCCTTTTGTCTCCATGGTAAAATAGTACATTAATTTCAGCAAATGCACAACCAAACACTCAGACGTTACTAACTATTACGCCATACTTTCTCATCAATAAGCTTCACAAATATATAAGCACTCAATTCGATCCTTAAAAATATTCAAAGATTATAAAAGATTCAGAATAATTGACTTCAATTTAAGCTGGAACCTCCAGGCGCATTTTCTGGTCAACCGTTACTCCCAGATGATCTCCAGGCATAATGCATTGCGTCGCAACCCGAGGGTCTTGGTAGTTCACTCCAGGCAGTAATGGACTGGGACTCGACGTATTTGTGTTCGTGGGCACTCCCAGCCCTGGGGTCTCATTCATTTGCCCTGCACACATAAATCAAGCATATTAGACCTAAATTGAACAACAACTTGGGTTAACAATGTTAGACTAACATTACATAAGATCAAAGTTGTGAGTGTTTATAAACCTGCTGCTGCAGAAGCCTTTCTCTTCCGACGGTTGGCAATGGCAAATCCAACGACACCCCAGAAAATCACGAAAATTATAATTCCGACCAAAATTGGCACCGATTTCTTTTTACGACTCTTTCTCGATGGCGTCCCATCAAAACTAGTGGTAAACGTTTCCCCATCTGTTCCTATTCCTGTCTCAATCTCCGTTCCCGGCGGGCATACGTCTTCGTCAGAATAACACATTTTTGTCAACTTTGGTGAtagcctaaaaaaaaaaaaactcaaatcaaATTCAATGACTTTACATGGAGTATGAGTCTCTGAATATTATAGGTCAAATAATATACATAAGCTTAGAAACTTTCACTAGAAAACTGGAAGAGTTAGATCTCTCatccaaaaaatcaatcaaagttTTCTATAGTTATGTCTAATTGAACATTTCAATATTCGTCTTCGAACAAATATTACTCAGAAAAATGATCTGTTTTCGGTTTTTTTTTGGGCATGTCAACACTAAAATTCTAAACTTTAGAGACTCCTCCATTTGGAAATTCACTTACGTCAATTTTAGCGTTTTATTGTCCGACCTTTTCTTTAATGAAGTAGGTATTGTCCCACTCCAAGGAACACGTTCCAAATTCCTACAAGGTAAACCGAAAATCAGTTACTCCGTGTTTCATAATTTGGGTAGCTGCTCAATAGTCCGTTACTGAGTTTTGATGGTTGGACCGTGAGTCCACCGATAAAAGAAGTCAAGCCGTTAGCGCTTAAATTACACGTCTGCCATTACATTAATGAGTATCATTACCTGTTTGCCAAAGAGCAAAATCAACGGACAATAATAATTATTTGGCCTTTTAGACTAGTCAATATGCGACCCTAACTCTAACTCAATAacgaacaaacaaaagaaaaacttacaatactttcagtttgggaaagttggcaagaaaatcaggaaattCCATCCCGTAGAGCATACTGTTGCTCAAGTCTCTGCCAAAATTTATCAGTCatcagaagaacaaaaaaaagtcAATCAAAAAGATTAATTTCTCGTTTGTGTTTTTTACTGCAGAAAATACAGTAAAATTAATTCCTCACATTTTTTCAAGTGCATCCATGGCACTAAAGTCAGGCAGAACTGATCCAGACGACTTACTAGCTAGATTTCTGTAAAATAGTTCAAATTTAAGATCATTTCCACGTTGACTAGGTCAATATAGAAGAAAGACTATATCCGACAGAGAGGGTAAGTGTCTAGCTAAGTGATGATTTTGCCATACATTTCTGTTATTCGAGGGGTATCATCGGAGCTACACTTAACCCATGAATACGGCACAGGAAGACATGGATCACCGACTGATGCCCGAAGAAAGAAAGTAAAAGCATCTACT encodes the following:
- the LOC113308774 gene encoding uncharacterized protein LOC113308774; translated protein: MWYLGERSWRQNHPTFGIPRNPPFKIGEVSHEKAKLVKEAGWVDANMFVKAVSYNMYLRYWRHVTNFHQFVTKVDWVVELHGVDGDRVKHLIQRPAQHVPIPPPQQLSYPEAYNLVQEHADFNRAFREFVLYETEDRMIRLKAKDEVIRGLAARNNYLEDQMQFRMQQTPRPPIGFGSFSETIPPAVWAPVSQASTMSSVNPHPRMTFIPPRQTPSHTPTDE
- the LOC113311460 gene encoding uncharacterized protein LOC113311460, producing the protein MTWSHTRIKIPRNREAGDILLWNDYFSDNPTYPANIFRRRFRMRRELFNRILADVVSRNPYFAQKRDACGILGLSPHQKVTAAIRMLAYGCAADAIDEYLRIGETTVLEATRRFCKTIVVLYGKEYLRSPTAESGVYTAYKGSESIVLEAVVSHDLWFWHAFFGMPGSCNDINVMNRSYIFRKLINGKTPPVNFEVNGHAYDMGYYLGDGIYPQIATIVMAIKQPDSPKKYKFSSMQEGARKDVERGFGVLQQQFAIVKQPARMWNPDVLAYIMKTVIILHNMIVEDERLPGDWPHEYDSRSRSAPVNISRVGTEELSRMRAAHRRHAIHNKETHFRLRQDLIEHIWSNFGDNY
- the LOC113308082 gene encoding probable LRR receptor-like serine/threonine-protein kinase At5g59680 isoform X1, with product MKSANVNLVRLLSVLSFSSLLFLTVSAQIDKRNPTRTRKTNSTDAMAIQLLVDAFTFFLRASVGDPCLPVPYSWVKCSSDDTPRITEINLASKSSGSVLPDFSAMDALEKIDLSNSMLYGMEFPDFLANFPKLKVLNLERVPWSGTIPTSLKKRSDNKTLKLTLSPKLTKMCYSDEDVCPPGTEIETGIGTDGETFTTSFDGTPSRKSRKKKSVPILVGIIIFVIFWGVVGFAIANRRKRKASAAAGQMNETPGLGVPTNTNTSSPSPLLPGVNYQDPRVATQCIMPGDHLGVTVDQKMRLEVPA
- the LOC113308082 gene encoding LRR receptor-like serine/threonine-protein kinase IOS1 isoform X2, giving the protein MKSANVNLVRLLSVLSFSSLLFLTVSAQIDKRNPTRTRKTNSTDAMAIQLLVDAFTFFLRASVGDPCLPVPYSWVKCSSDDTPRITEINLASKSSGSVLPDFSAMDALEKIDLSNSMLYGMEFPDFLANFPKLKVLNLERVPWSGTIPTSLKKRLSPKLTKMCYSDEDVCPPGTEIETGIGTDGETFTTSFDGTPSRKSRKKKSVPILVGIIIFVIFWGVVGFAIANRRKRKASAAAGQMNETPGLGVPTNTNTSSPSPLLPGVNYQDPRVATQCIMPGDHLGVTVDQKMRLEVPA